The sequence below is a genomic window from Deltaproteobacteria bacterium.
ACAGGCCCACGGCCGACTGGAGGACCGGCACGGCTTGGGGGCAGACCAAATTGGTATAGCGTTTCATGTTTCCATCGATCTTCAGGATCTTCCCATCCTCGATCCGGACCTCCAGAGAAATCTCCATGCCGTAAATATGATCCTCCTGGATACCGTTAAACCGAATGGTGTTGTCATCGACAAACTCGGCGCCGACAATCTGGCTTCGCTGAAATGATATCATAACCGTCTCCTTAGAGGGCCAGTCCTTTCATGATAGGGCTGTCGTCTTGAAAAGATATGCAGCTTCTGATCAACCGGGGATTTGACTTGACCATTTCCCGGGTCCTGGCCAATTTTTCTTCCGGGTTGGTGATGCTTTCTCCGGTCTCGACCGCCGGCCGGGTAAAATGGAGTATGACCGCATTACTGCATTCCAATACGGCATCCATCAGGAAAGAATTCCCGGCGGGTTCCCCCAACAGTCCGGCCAGGATTTTTCGAAGACCCGATCCGATACTGACCCCTTCCACTTTTTTTATCTTCTCCGAGGCCTCTCGCAAGGAAAGGGGCACCAATCTTTCCATACGGGCCTCGGCCTCAATGATTTCCAACTCCGGCAATTGAACGATCAAGCGCACCTCGGCTTTGAGCAAATCATCGCTGAGTCGCCAGGAAACCACCAGGTCCCCATTGGACCGGGATTCAACTTCAACCACTTTGTTGCGTAAATAGTTTAAGGTCATGGCTGCTCCTTTGCATTGATCCCCACCAAGTTCGAAAACTGGGGAAAATCGAGTCTTCCATCATTTATGATGGCTTACACTATTCTTGGTTCCAAGACAATGGAAAAAATCGGAGCGAAAATCCCTGACAAGAAACGAGTCTTCTTCGGGGATCCTTCTGCACGAAGGATGGGATGGGGGCAAGGGCGCTGCGCTTATTGGCAATAAACGGATAAAAGGACTATCCAAATCTATTTGAAATTAAGTCTTTGAACCGGTGGTCCGGCATTCATGGACGAAATCAATTTATTGAAACGATGCAGGATACCGGATAACCTTATATAAATTATCCAGCATCGCTATTTCAGAAACGGTATCTTAAATTAGGACGCAGATTTTCGCCGATACCCGCAGATAACTATTCTTTATATTCAAAATCTTGGCAATCTGCGTCGGTCTGCGTCGATCTGCGTCCAAAAAGGAATTTCCTATACTATCGAGTTATAAAATTTCAAATATCTTTGGTCAGGCTTTCAGGCTGACCATATTAACGAGTTGATCGAAAACCCCGGCATTCGCAGCAGCAGGCTGATAAGTCTGGGCAGCCGAAAGGGAAGATTTACCGTTAAAAAGAATCTCAAAGATGGCCAGTTCTTCCCGGGACAAAGCCCCATCACCGCTGGTATCCAAAATCGGCACCAGCCCATCGATGATCCCATTGGCAGGGGAGATGATTTCTTGAGCACTCAATAATTGATTTCCATCGGTGTCTAATTGTGTGAATGCGCTGGGAGAGAGTCCGGCTTCTTCGGGGCTTAGGGACAGATCTCCATTCAGGTCCTTGTCAGAGAACATTTTATTTATCGTAAAACCCGCCCCGAATTTCATTTCCTGGGTGTCGATCTGTCCATTGCCATCCACATCCAAGAGGTTCAATATGGAAAGAAAGGAATCGGGTTCCTGAGTTTGCCCCGTATTCGAAGTATAGCCGTTTTGAGGCTCGTAACCATTCATCCGCCCGAATTGAACCGTCAACCCATAAGTGGCTCCATCAATAGCATTCATGAAATCTCCTCCTTTAACTCATCAAGGGTAATCAGAACCTGTCCGGCAATCCATTTAATTCAAGAAATATGCCAGCCTCAATATCGGGAGGCTATGGGCTATAGGGTTTAGTACGAAAATAACGTTCAGGGATCGGGGGTCAGGGATCGGGGGTCGGCGAAAGACATTTTCATTCTTCGTAGTGCCCGACCCGGGCATGAGCGCTTAGTACGAAAATACGGTTCAAGGTTCAAGGTTAGGAAAAACCCTTTTTCATGCTTTGTCGGTGCCCGCTTCAAGCGGCCTGAGTGCTTAGTTCGAAAATAAAGTTCGGGGTGTAGAGTTCGGAGTTCGTTGTTCGGAGAGCCCCATTTTCATGATTCGTTAGGAAAATTTTTCACCCTACCCGGAAAAGATTGCTTCCTTCCCGGAGAACTTAAAAATCTTTCCAGGATCAGATCCAGAATCCTTTGCAACCCTTTCCGGTCGATTCTGACGGTATCATATTTGATCTGATCTTCAATGGCCAACTGGACGGTCCCCCTGATGATCCAGGCGACGGAGCCTGGATTTACGGGCAGGAATTCCCCCGAATTGATCCCTTCTTCCACAATTTTCCGGATATAGCCATGAAACCGGACATGAAAATAGGTGATATCGAAAAAAGGGGCTCCCTGGGGGGGGCCGTAGTAAATGGTGTACATGAGCCTGAAAAAATCCTGGTCTTCAATAACATGGTGAAATATCTTGTCGATAAGGTCCTGGAGTCTGGCCTTGGCGTTTTGGGATTTGTTTAAAAGGGGTTCCAGCAGAGAATCCAACTGGGCAAACTGGGTCCGCATCAGCTCGATGTAGAGCCCTTCCTTATTCCCAAAATAATAATAAAGAGAAGGGGCGGTCGTTCCGGCAGCATCCACGATTTCCCGGACCGTCGTAGCGGCATAGCCTTTTTGGGCAAACAACCGAAGGGCCACCGCCAACAACTGCTTTCTGGAGTCAATCCCCGAACCGTTCTTATGATTTTTTCCGGCCATAAATTCCCCTTGACTTCCTCTAACGTCTATTCTATATAACGTTTGTTATAACGATTTAACCGGCGTTAAATATAGGGGCAAGAGATTGATCTTGTCAATACTATTCATAAACAGGAGGGGTACGACATGGAACATATCTGGATGAAACATTGGCAGAAAGGGATCCCCCAATCCTTAACCTTTGAGCAGGGCAAGCGGCCGATTCATGAATATCTCAGAATCCGGGCCAGGGAAATGCCCGATAAAACAGCCATCATCTTTTATGGACGGGAGATCAGTTACCGGGAATTGGACGAAGCCTCGGACCGGTTCGGGAATTATCTGCGTCAACAAGGGGTAAAAAAAGGGGACCGGGTGGCCATCTTTATGGCCAATTGTCCTCAGTACGTCATTGCCCACTTCGGAACCCAAAAGATCGGAGGGATCGTCTGTCCCTGTTCTCCTCTTTTCAAGGAGATGGAACTGACTTATGAGTTGAACGATGCCGATACGGAGATCCTGGTCACCTGGGACATCCTGATGCCCGTAGCCGGCAAGGTCATCGCACAAACCAAGGTCAAGAAAGTGGTAGTGACCAACCTGAATGATTTCCTCCCCCCTGAACCGACCCTGCCCCTGGTGGAAGCCATGAAGATCCCTAAGCAGACCATAGCCGGGACCGAAGATTTTATGGAGATCATCAGCCAAGGCGATGCCGCACCGCCCCAGGTGGAGATCGATCTGGAGGAAGACATCGCCCTGTTCCAGTATACCGGGGGGACAACGGGGCTGCCAAAAGGTTCCATGCTCAGCTTTTATGCCGCTCTGTTTAAAACAGCCGCCGTTTGCGCCATTACTGGGATCAACAAAGAAACGATCAGCCTGGTATCCATGCCTGTTTTTCACATTGCCGGCATGCTGGCCGGCATGAACAGTTGTATCTATGCCGGGGGCACCCAGGTCCTTTTTACCCAATTCGATATCAAGGCCACCATGGAAGCCATTCAGCTTTACAAGGCCAACTTCTGGTACAGCGCCGTGCCCATGAATGTCGGCATCATGAATCATCCCGAGGCCCGGAATTATGATTTGAGCAGTCTGAAGCTCTGCCTTACTTCATCCTTCGGGATCGCCCTGACCGAGGAGATTTCCCGCCAGTGGGAGGCCTTTACCGGCGGAGGACTTCTGATTGAAGGGGCCTACGGCCTCAGCGAAACCCACACCGCCGACACCTATGTCCCCCGGGACAAGGTCAAATACGGCACCATGGGGATCCCGGCTTTCGAAGAGGAGTTCAAAATCGTCGATCTGGCGGACCGAACCAAAGAGATGCCCCTGGGGGAGGCCGGAGAGATTGTCTTGAAAAACCCGGGGGTGTTCAAGGGATATTGGAAGAAGCCCGAAGAAACCAAAAACACCCTCATCGACGGCTGGGTTTACACCGGGGATGTAGGCAAGTTCGACCAGGATGGATTTCTATACCTTCTGGGCCGGGTCAAGGAAATGATCAAGGTCTCGGGCTTCTCCGTTTACCCGGAGGAGGTAGAGTATATGTTGAATAAATTCCCGGGGGTAGCCCAGTCGGCGGTTATCGGGATTCCCGATCCCCAAAAAATGGAGGTCGTCAAGGCCTTCATCGTCATGCAACCGGGGAAGACCGCCACAGAGGAAGAGATCAAGGCCTGGGCCAAGCAGAACATGTCCCCTTACAAAGTGCCTGCCCGGATCGAATTCCGGACCGCCCTCCCGCTACTCGGAACCGGGAAGATCCTGCGCCGGGCGTTGAAGGAAACGGCCAAGTAGGTCGCAAAAACAGGTCCAAAGTTCAAAGTTCAAGGTTC
It includes:
- a CDS encoding DUF2889 domain-containing protein, whose protein sequence is MISFQRSQIVGAEFVDDNTIRFNGIQEDHIYGMEISLEVRIEDGKILKIDGNMKRYTNLVCPQAVPVLQSAVGLSLREPGWDKRVMREVGRQGCEHLAEILIECGRCLEPAILSRDLNKAIQKDPGLNQKEFIESRFR
- a CDS encoding EF-hand domain-containing protein, whose product is MNAIDGATYGLTVQFGRMNGYEPQNGYTSNTGQTQEPDSFLSILNLLDVDGNGQIDTQEMKFGAGFTINKMFSDKDLNGDLSLSPEEAGLSPSAFTQLDTDGNQLLSAQEIISPANGIIDGLVPILDTSGDGALSREELAIFEILFNGKSSLSAAQTYQPAAANAGVFDQLVNMVSLKA
- a CDS encoding AMP-binding protein, whose product is MEHIWMKHWQKGIPQSLTFEQGKRPIHEYLRIRAREMPDKTAIIFYGREISYRELDEASDRFGNYLRQQGVKKGDRVAIFMANCPQYVIAHFGTQKIGGIVCPCSPLFKEMELTYELNDADTEILVTWDILMPVAGKVIAQTKVKKVVVTNLNDFLPPEPTLPLVEAMKIPKQTIAGTEDFMEIISQGDAAPPQVEIDLEEDIALFQYTGGTTGLPKGSMLSFYAALFKTAAVCAITGINKETISLVSMPVFHIAGMLAGMNSCIYAGGTQVLFTQFDIKATMEAIQLYKANFWYSAVPMNVGIMNHPEARNYDLSSLKLCLTSSFGIALTEEISRQWEAFTGGGLLIEGAYGLSETHTADTYVPRDKVKYGTMGIPAFEEEFKIVDLADRTKEMPLGEAGEIVLKNPGVFKGYWKKPEETKNTLIDGWVYTGDVGKFDQDGFLYLLGRVKEMIKVSGFSVYPEEVEYMLNKFPGVAQSAVIGIPDPQKMEVVKAFIVMQPGKTATEEEIKAWAKQNMSPYKVPARIEFRTALPLLGTGKILRRALKETAK
- a CDS encoding DUF2889 domain-containing protein, which gives rise to MTLNYLRNKVVEVESRSNGDLVVSWRLSDDLLKAEVRLIVQLPELEIIEAEARMERLVPLSLREASEKIKKVEGVSIGSGLRKILAGLLGEPAGNSFLMDAVLECSNAVILHFTRPAVETGESITNPEEKLARTREMVKSNPRLIRSCISFQDDSPIMKGLAL
- a CDS encoding TetR/AcrR family transcriptional regulator, translated to MAGKNHKNGSGIDSRKQLLAVALRLFAQKGYAATTVREIVDAAGTTAPSLYYYFGNKEGLYIELMRTQFAQLDSLLEPLLNKSQNAKARLQDLIDKIFHHVIEDQDFFRLMYTIYYGPPQGAPFFDITYFHVRFHGYIRKIVEEGINSGEFLPVNPGSVAWIIRGTVQLAIEDQIKYDTVRIDRKGLQRILDLILERFLSSPGRKQSFPGRVKNFPNES